Proteins from a single region of Murdochiella vaginalis:
- a CDS encoding DUF4406 domain-containing protein, with product MENLYKNNEGYADPTVYEAVFKPQRYPYMPLVYIASPYAGDVENNVKAARRYARFAIDHGFIPIVPHLLFPQFMSEKTERDLALFFGLVLIDKCTELWAFGEPTLGMGREIAYAKRHKRNVRYFDAAMQEVCR from the coding sequence ATGGAAAACCTCTACAAAAATAACGAAGGTTATGCGGATCCCACCGTTTATGAAGCCGTTTTTAAGCCTCAGCGCTATCCCTACATGCCGCTGGTCTACATTGCCTCGCCCTACGCAGGCGATGTGGAAAACAACGTCAAAGCGGCAAGGCGCTATGCACGTTTTGCCATTGACCATGGTTTTATCCCGATCGTCCCGCACCTACTGTTTCCGCAGTTTATGTCTGAGAAAACAGAACGGGATCTTGCGCTTTTCTTCGGGCTGGTCCTCATCGACAAATGCACGGAACTTTGGGCCTTCGGTGAGCCGACGCTTGGCATGGGGCGCGAGATTGCCTATGCCAAGCGTCACAAGAGAAACGTGCGCTATTTCGATGCTGCCATGCAGGAGGTTTGCCGATGA
- a CDS encoding glycoside hydrolase domain-containing protein yields the protein MDVMVQKTQEWLNKTYGSDSRFKKLKITGHTGWATINALTRALQIELGIQNTADNFGPSSRQLFSKRYPNGVKQQASNDKAESNVYAIIQGSLWCKGYRAEYGDITKHFYDGTAQGIRQLKDDMGIGGDSTVTLQLMDVLLSMKQFVLLASYGGRNDIRQIQQQINRKYETYTGIIPCDGIYGREMNTALIQILQSLEGYSPEDATGYFGNGTKSNLCKITSSNASSYGNWVWLAKVALNCLGYNCRMNNVWDESLNSSLQTFRADYALPKGSSIDVNAWMSLLTSKGNPDRAAKACDTRFEITESLLKKLKGDGYQIVGRYLTGGSFKEIREGELDRITKGGMKYFPIFQDNGREISNFTYAKGKIDGATASKAALAKGVPSTVIYFAVDMDAYDYQIDSNILPYFKGVNETISMEYSVGIYASRNICTRICDTGYAISSFVADMSTGYSGNLGFPIPKNWNYDQFYEISGYSGSWDLDKVAYSGKIPACATVNQANGNYFPYSLPTTFSNTELTAKTKISTVFPLIKELENAYKDYLKNGYDPLLKMPIYSPAVGALQYLAKSYFLDDALKGIGFSIVSSTTYDVVFDVYVKKNYPALANNLAHYISGDKNSLWDGERGVIDLPHLAITTLSYYNFTLNPGSWNGWAGDLVSAYGLVRDYYKNNPGDNLQQIARAYVGGEFPKKDLPHAPNAKENPCNYTDLCSDGYAIVLSQNLKESDGNLGASFEKIFTTDRGTQFMGLLTDIDATKDVMDIKDKVKDVVKDALADLLSRLENDNSDSPQEVKDACILSFAKWLYLNLG from the coding sequence ATGGATGTCATGGTACAAAAAACACAAGAATGGCTAAACAAAACCTATGGCTCAGATAGTCGATTCAAAAAGCTCAAAATAACCGGTCATACGGGATGGGCAACAATCAATGCGTTGACACGCGCTTTGCAGATTGAGCTTGGCATTCAAAACACGGCGGATAATTTTGGCCCGTCTTCACGTCAACTGTTCTCTAAGCGCTATCCGAATGGCGTGAAGCAACAAGCATCGAATGATAAAGCCGAGTCAAACGTATATGCCATTATCCAAGGCTCACTCTGGTGCAAGGGGTATCGTGCTGAATACGGGGATATTACCAAACATTTCTATGATGGAACAGCTCAGGGAATTCGGCAGTTGAAAGACGATATGGGCATTGGCGGTGATTCTACCGTAACGTTGCAATTGATGGATGTTCTGCTTTCCATGAAACAATTTGTGTTACTCGCGTCGTACGGCGGAAGAAATGATATTCGTCAGATACAGCAGCAGATCAACAGAAAATATGAAACTTATACAGGGATCATACCTTGTGATGGGATCTATGGTCGAGAAATGAATACTGCGCTTATTCAAATTCTTCAATCTCTTGAAGGGTACTCTCCAGAGGATGCGACCGGATATTTTGGCAATGGAACAAAAAGCAATCTGTGCAAAATCACATCTTCTAACGCAAGCAGCTATGGCAATTGGGTATGGCTCGCAAAAGTAGCACTAAATTGTTTAGGATATAACTGCCGGATGAACAATGTTTGGGATGAATCTCTTAATTCTTCGCTACAAACTTTCCGAGCAGATTATGCACTTCCAAAAGGAAGCTCCATTGACGTGAACGCTTGGATGTCGCTTTTGACGAGCAAAGGAAATCCGGACCGAGCCGCAAAAGCTTGTGACACTCGTTTTGAGATTACCGAGTCACTGTTGAAAAAGCTCAAAGGAGATGGATATCAGATTGTCGGTCGGTATTTGACCGGTGGATCTTTCAAGGAAATCCGAGAAGGAGAACTGGATCGTATCACGAAAGGCGGGATGAAATACTTTCCCATTTTTCAAGATAATGGACGCGAGATCAGTAATTTCACATACGCTAAAGGCAAAATAGATGGTGCCACAGCAAGTAAGGCTGCCTTGGCAAAGGGCGTACCATCAACCGTCATTTACTTTGCTGTTGATATGGATGCCTACGATTATCAAATTGATAGCAATATTCTTCCCTACTTCAAAGGTGTAAATGAAACCATATCGATGGAATATTCGGTTGGTATTTATGCTTCGCGGAATATTTGCACAAGAATCTGTGATACAGGATATGCCATTTCAAGTTTTGTGGCAGATATGTCTACCGGCTATAGTGGGAATCTTGGTTTCCCCATTCCAAAGAATTGGAATTATGACCAGTTTTACGAGATCTCAGGTTATAGCGGAAGTTGGGATTTAGATAAGGTTGCCTACAGTGGAAAAATTCCGGCTTGTGCAACAGTTAATCAAGCAAATGGGAACTACTTCCCGTATTCACTGCCAACAACTTTTAGCAACACGGAGCTGACAGCCAAGACAAAGATCTCTACTGTTTTTCCACTCATTAAAGAACTTGAAAATGCCTATAAAGATTACTTGAAGAATGGATATGATCCACTTTTGAAAATGCCGATTTATTCTCCGGCTGTTGGTGCTCTTCAATATTTAGCCAAATCCTATTTCCTCGATGATGCCCTAAAAGGGATAGGATTTTCCATTGTCTCAAGTACCACTTATGATGTTGTATTTGATGTCTATGTGAAAAAAAATTATCCGGCACTTGCTAATAATTTAGCTCATTATATCTCAGGGGATAAAAATTCACTGTGGGATGGTGAGCGAGGAGTGATTGATTTACCGCATTTGGCGATTACCACACTGAGCTACTACAACTTTACGCTGAATCCAGGTTCATGGAATGGCTGGGCCGGAGATCTGGTATCTGCATATGGATTGGTAAGGGATTATTATAAAAACAATCCGGGTGATAATCTACAACAAATAGCCCGTGCCTATGTAGGAGGAGAGTTTCCTAAAAAAGATCTGCCTCATGCGCCAAATGCGAAAGAGAATCCCTGTAATTATACTGACCTTTGTTCGGATGGATATGCAATTGTTCTATCCCAAAATTTAAAGGAGAGTGATGGAAACCTTGGGGCTAGTTTTGAAAAAATTTTTACCACTGATCGAGGCACCCAATTCATGGGTTTGTTGACTGACATCGATGCTACAAAAGATGTGATGGATATTAAGGATAAAGTGAAAGATGTCGTAAAAGACGCTTTGGCAGATTTATTATCCAGACTTGAAAATGATAACTCTGATAGTCCTCAAGAGGTAAAGGATGCTTGCATCTTATCCTTTGCAAAATGGTTATACTTGAATCTCGGCTAA
- a CDS encoding Rha family transcriptional regulator: MKELIPKDKYGVFADNHDTARVDSRAVAQFFGKRHDHVIRDIEKLILPKSGEIYPSSGMSLEFAQLNFGEISYVDDRHRRQKAYALTRDGFTMLAMGYTGKKAMKFKELYIRRFNEMESFIKTLVSARQEFPLLTENIRLLHDNPKPYHYSNECDMLNRIVLGMTARQFREAHGLEKGTSIRPYLEKEQIDLLETLQKVDIGLLLSVPDYQQRKQYLEWYAMKQQMKEVR, from the coding sequence ATGAAAGAACTCATTCCAAAAGACAAGTATGGCGTCTTCGCCGACAACCACGACACCGCACGTGTCGACTCGAGAGCTGTTGCCCAGTTCTTCGGCAAACGACATGACCACGTTATTCGTGACATCGAAAAACTCATTCTCCCCAAATCTGGGGAGATTTACCCAAGCTCGGGGATGAGCCTTGAATTTGCTCAGCTCAATTTTGGGGAGATTAGCTACGTCGATGATCGTCACCGCAGACAGAAAGCCTATGCACTGACCCGAGACGGCTTCACCATGCTGGCGATGGGCTACACAGGCAAAAAGGCGATGAAGTTCAAGGAACTCTACATCCGCCGCTTCAACGAAATGGAATCGTTCATCAAAACGCTGGTATCCGCCCGTCAGGAGTTTCCGCTTCTGACCGAGAACATTCGCCTGCTCCACGACAACCCGAAGCCCTATCACTATTCAAACGAATGCGACATGCTAAACCGCATCGTTCTCGGTATGACGGCAAGGCAGTTCCGCGAAGCGCACGGTCTTGAAAAAGGCACCTCCATCCGCCCGTACCTGGAAAAAGAGCAGATCGACCTGCTTGAGACGCTGCAGAAGGTGGACATCGGTCTTCTCCTCTCCGTCCCGGACTACCAGCAGCGCAAGCAGTATCTCGAATGGTACGCGATGAAACAACAGATGAAGGAGGTCCGCTGA
- a CDS encoding HNH endonuclease: MPYKPKTPCSWSGCPKLTEGRFCQDHQKLYDKQYETYDRDRNAKRKYGRAWKRIRDCYIHTHPLCEECLKEHRYTKATEVHHRLPLSHGGTHEKRNLEALCHECHSRITAEMGDRWHKRKNNKSSDR, from the coding sequence GTGCCCTACAAGCCGAAAACACCCTGCTCTTGGTCCGGCTGTCCGAAGCTCACCGAAGGACGTTTCTGCCAAGACCACCAGAAGCTCTACGATAAACAATACGAGACCTACGACCGGGACAGGAATGCCAAACGAAAATACGGACGCGCGTGGAAGCGCATCCGCGACTGCTACATCCACACGCACCCGCTCTGCGAGGAGTGCCTGAAGGAACACCGCTATACCAAGGCGACCGAAGTGCATCACCGGCTGCCGCTCTCACACGGCGGTACCCACGAGAAAAGAAATCTCGAAGCGCTCTGCCATGAGTGCCATTCACGAATTACCGCAGAAATGGGCGACCGTTGGCATAAGCGCAAAAACAACAAGTCCAGCGATCGGTGA
- a CDS encoding phage/plasmid primase, P4 family — protein MKFTLFTADVTGAPTNCTYLHSAIITDEESLKAAASHDYVCASYKGNYRSNGNFLSSDCLAVDCDNDHSENPDDWISPADVAVAFDGVSFAVHFSRHHLKPKAGKAVRPKFHVFFPMEPVTKAADYTALKKQVCAIFPYFDTGALDAARFFFGTKDPQVEIHDGSRLITDFLNETDFDEGMAQSGTISEGSRNATLSRFAGRVLKRYGITDRAKGIYLEEAAKCDPPLEDSELRTIWHSACRFAKKVQSAEGYLSPEAYAKKNESLMPPDYSDIGQAKALVKQYGDELKFTPATDFLRYDGTSWIESKQRAISAMEEFLDLQLEDAKDRLAAARKALVDGGVKEADVTAGGKTLEKQIGEDTLKAYLAFLSASTYYAFVMKRRDMKYVTSALQAAKPMLEVNFESLDQDPFVLNCPDGTYDLAKGADGKREHNPADLLTKVTAVSPGEEGKELWLNSLHRTFQGDQELIDYVQKIAGLCTIGQVELEALIISYGEGSNGKSTFWNTIASVLSRYAGTISADTLTANVRRNVKPELAEVKGKRLLIAAELEEGMRLSTSIVKQLCSTDRIAAEKKYKDPASFIPSHTLVLYTNHLPKVGAMDTGIWRRLIVIPFTAKIEGKSDIKNYAKYLTDHAAPYVLTWMMEGAKKAIAEDFKFDMPACVREAINQYRESNDWLSHFLDTCCELDPAAQEASGILYEVYRDFCNRTGEFTRSNNEFVAALENRGFGRKRKKNGRFILGLKLLAEDFMD, from the coding sequence ATGAAATTCACCCTTTTTACTGCGGATGTGACGGGAGCGCCGACGAACTGTACCTATCTGCATTCAGCCATCATAACGGATGAGGAAAGTCTGAAAGCGGCCGCCTCACATGACTATGTCTGCGCCAGCTACAAAGGGAACTACCGCTCAAACGGAAACTTTCTCTCATCGGACTGCCTTGCTGTGGATTGCGACAATGATCACTCCGAAAACCCGGACGACTGGATTTCGCCCGCCGATGTGGCGGTTGCCTTTGATGGTGTCTCCTTTGCTGTCCATTTCAGCCGTCATCATCTAAAGCCAAAAGCCGGAAAGGCTGTGCGGCCGAAGTTTCATGTGTTCTTTCCCATGGAACCGGTGACGAAGGCAGCGGACTACACCGCGCTCAAAAAACAGGTCTGTGCCATCTTTCCGTATTTCGATACCGGCGCTTTGGATGCTGCGCGCTTCTTTTTCGGCACCAAGGATCCACAGGTCGAAATTCATGACGGATCTCGTCTTATTACCGACTTTCTAAACGAGACGGATTTCGATGAAGGCATGGCACAATCCGGCACAATTTCGGAGGGTTCCCGCAATGCCACACTTTCCCGCTTTGCTGGACGAGTGCTGAAGCGCTATGGCATTACCGACCGGGCGAAAGGAATCTATCTGGAAGAAGCGGCCAAATGCGATCCGCCACTGGAGGATTCCGAACTTCGAACCATCTGGCATTCCGCCTGCCGCTTCGCGAAAAAGGTTCAAAGCGCAGAAGGTTATCTCTCCCCAGAGGCCTACGCCAAAAAGAACGAATCTCTCATGCCGCCGGACTATTCGGATATCGGTCAGGCCAAGGCGCTCGTCAAACAGTATGGCGACGAGCTGAAGTTCACCCCGGCAACGGACTTTCTTCGCTATGACGGCACCAGCTGGATTGAATCGAAGCAGCGGGCAATCAGTGCGATGGAGGAATTCTTAGACCTGCAGCTGGAAGATGCCAAAGACCGTCTGGCAGCGGCAAGAAAGGCACTGGTGGATGGCGGAGTCAAAGAAGCGGATGTGACTGCCGGCGGCAAAACGCTCGAAAAGCAGATCGGCGAAGATACCTTAAAAGCGTATCTCGCTTTCCTGTCGGCGAGTACCTATTACGCCTTTGTTATGAAGCGCCGGGATATGAAATATGTCACCTCAGCCTTGCAGGCGGCAAAGCCCATGCTTGAGGTGAACTTTGAAAGCCTCGATCAGGATCCCTTCGTCCTGAACTGTCCGGACGGGACCTATGATCTTGCAAAAGGTGCCGATGGAAAGCGCGAGCATAACCCGGCCGATCTTTTGACCAAGGTGACCGCTGTTTCGCCCGGAGAGGAAGGAAAAGAGCTCTGGCTGAATTCACTCCATCGCACCTTTCAAGGCGATCAGGAGCTCATCGACTATGTGCAGAAAATCGCAGGGCTTTGCACCATCGGGCAGGTGGAGTTGGAAGCGCTCATCATCTCTTACGGCGAAGGCTCGAACGGCAAATCCACCTTCTGGAATACCATCGCAAGTGTGCTGAGCAGATATGCCGGAACGATCTCTGCGGATACTTTAACGGCCAATGTCCGGCGCAACGTGAAGCCGGAGCTGGCTGAAGTGAAAGGCAAGCGCCTTCTCATTGCCGCAGAACTTGAAGAAGGCATGCGCCTTTCCACTTCCATCGTCAAACAGCTCTGCTCCACCGACCGCATTGCCGCCGAAAAGAAGTACAAGGATCCGGCAAGCTTCATCCCTTCTCATACGCTGGTGCTCTACACCAATCATCTGCCGAAAGTCGGTGCTATGGATACCGGTATCTGGCGGCGACTCATCGTGATCCCCTTTACCGCCAAGATCGAAGGAAAAAGCGACATCAAAAACTACGCCAAGTACCTGACGGACCATGCCGCACCATACGTTCTCACGTGGATGATGGAAGGTGCGAAAAAAGCGATCGCGGAAGACTTCAAGTTTGACATGCCGGCCTGTGTGCGGGAGGCCATCAATCAATACCGGGAATCCAACGACTGGCTTTCGCACTTTCTGGATACCTGCTGCGAGCTGGATCCAGCTGCGCAGGAAGCGTCAGGCATACTGTACGAAGTGTATCGCGATTTCTGCAATCGTACCGGTGAGTTTACGCGCAGTAATAATGAGTTCGTTGCTGCCTTAGAGAACCGAGGCTTTGGGCGAAAACGAAAAAAGAATGGACGTTTCATTTTAGGACTCAAGCTCTTAGCAGAGGACTTTATGGACTAA
- a CDS encoding DEAD/DEAH box helicase: protein MQYRAHDYQRFVTTYIEEHTVCAVLLDMGLGKTVITLTALSDLLFDAFTAHRILVIAPLRVARDTWPAEIKKWNHLKHLTFAVAVGTIKERRTALAKKADITIINRENIDWLIRESGYPFDFDTVVVDELSSFKNHKSKRFKALMQVRPKVKRIIGLTGTPAANGLMNLWAEYKLLDMGKRLGRFIGGYRERYFLPDARNGMVIYSYKPKLDAENAIYRAIGDITISMKADEHLKMPELISTSVPVSMNDLETELYEKMKKELVLSLEGGDVTASNAAVLTGKLSQMANGAIYGDDGDTITIHDRKLNALEDIIEAANGKPLLVAYWFAHDLERIQQRLEKLKVRHQKIDSAKSIADWNAGKLEVGLIHPASAGHGLNLQDGGSTLVWFGLTWSLELYQQTNARLFRQGQKSKTVVLCHIVTTSTIDEEILAALKHKDKTQSALIAAVKAQLKA from the coding sequence ATGCAATACAGAGCACATGATTATCAGCGCTTTGTCACGACGTACATCGAAGAGCATACCGTTTGTGCCGTACTGTTGGACATGGGATTAGGCAAAACCGTCATCACGCTGACGGCTCTATCCGACCTTCTCTTTGATGCCTTCACCGCACACCGCATTCTGGTGATCGCACCGCTTCGTGTGGCGCGCGACACATGGCCAGCTGAAATCAAGAAATGGAATCACCTGAAGCACCTCACCTTCGCCGTGGCAGTCGGAACCATCAAGGAACGCAGAACGGCACTTGCCAAAAAGGCGGACATCACGATCATCAACCGGGAAAACATCGACTGGCTGATTCGCGAATCCGGTTATCCCTTTGACTTCGACACCGTGGTGGTCGATGAGCTGTCAAGTTTCAAGAATCACAAGTCAAAACGCTTCAAGGCTCTGATGCAGGTGCGCCCGAAGGTAAAACGCATCATCGGTCTGACCGGAACACCCGCTGCCAATGGTCTGATGAACCTCTGGGCAGAGTACAAGCTCTTGGACATGGGAAAGCGTCTGGGCCGCTTCATCGGCGGCTACCGTGAGCGTTACTTTCTGCCAGACGCGCGAAATGGCATGGTCATCTACTCCTACAAACCAAAGCTTGATGCGGAAAATGCGATCTACCGCGCCATTGGAGACATCACAATTTCCATGAAAGCCGATGAGCACCTGAAGATGCCGGAACTCATCTCAACTTCGGTTCCGGTTTCGATGAATGATTTGGAAACGGAACTCTACGAGAAAATGAAAAAAGAACTGGTCTTAAGTTTAGAGGGTGGAGATGTCACAGCTTCAAATGCCGCTGTACTAACCGGGAAACTCTCTCAGATGGCAAACGGTGCAATCTATGGTGACGATGGCGATACCATTACCATTCATGACCGAAAGCTCAATGCACTGGAGGACATCATCGAAGCGGCAAACGGCAAACCGCTTCTGGTAGCTTACTGGTTTGCCCACGATCTGGAGCGGATCCAGCAAAGGCTCGAAAAGCTTAAGGTGCGCCACCAAAAAATCGACAGTGCAAAGAGCATCGCCGACTGGAATGCCGGAAAGCTTGAAGTGGGACTCATCCACCCGGCCTCTGCCGGACATGGGCTGAATCTTCAAGATGGAGGATCGACGCTCGTGTGGTTTGGCCTGACGTGGTCACTGGAACTCTACCAGCAGACCAATGCCCGCCTCTTCCGGCAAGGACAGAAAAGCAAGACTGTGGTCCTCTGCCACATCGTAACAACAAGTACCATTGATGAAGAGATCCTCGCGGCCTTGAAGCACAAGGACAAGACGCAGTCAGCCCTCATCGCCGCCGTGAAGGCACAGCTCAAAGCATAA
- the metK gene encoding methionine adenosyltransferase produces the protein MTQTIKSAESVRAGHPDKLCDQIADAVLDKVLTLDPEGRCACEAMATEGNIYVAGEISCKETLNIVSIVKDVLRRTGYSTNRIHIHVHIHAQSQDIAGGVDHALETRTSTDQALGAGDQGTVVGFATDETSELLPLPLVLSHRICQKLDGCMKEHTIDGLRPDGKAQVSIAYQDGKPARIKSIVVSAQHTRQKDLSKFAEEIREKVLIPAFASFPFDEETEIYINPSGRFVLGGHAADTGLTGRKLMVDTYGGLALHGGGAFSGKDPTKVDRSSAYMARAIARNVVMAGLAKKCQISISYAIGKAEPVALAIDTFGTGTASDERILSAIGETFDLRPQPIIETLSLMRPIYSETSVYGHFKNSSHATWEKLDKTAILREAVRG, from the coding sequence ATGACACAAACCATAAAGTCCGCCGAATCGGTACGCGCGGGACACCCGGATAAACTCTGTGACCAAATCGCAGACGCCGTGCTCGACAAAGTTCTTACTCTTGACCCGGAAGGCAGGTGTGCCTGTGAGGCCATGGCAACCGAAGGCAACATCTATGTAGCCGGTGAAATTTCCTGCAAGGAAACGCTCAACATCGTATCCATCGTGAAAGACGTGCTGCGCCGCACCGGCTACAGCACAAACCGCATTCATATCCATGTCCACATTCACGCGCAAAGCCAGGACATTGCGGGCGGTGTCGACCATGCGCTGGAAACAAGAACGAGCACAGATCAGGCGCTTGGCGCAGGAGACCAAGGAACGGTCGTGGGCTTTGCCACGGATGAAACATCTGAGCTTTTGCCACTTCCGCTCGTGCTTTCGCACCGCATTTGCCAAAAGCTCGATGGATGTATGAAAGAGCACACAATTGACGGACTGCGTCCGGACGGCAAAGCACAAGTATCTATCGCATATCAGGACGGCAAACCCGCTCGCATAAAGAGCATCGTCGTCTCCGCCCAGCACACCCGGCAAAAGGATCTTAGTAAGTTTGCTGAGGAAATCCGAGAGAAGGTACTGATTCCTGCGTTTGCTTCGTTTCCCTTTGACGAAGAAACTGAGATTTATATCAATCCCTCGGGACGCTTCGTCCTCGGCGGGCATGCAGCAGACACCGGACTTACTGGGCGAAAGCTCATGGTCGATACCTACGGCGGTCTTGCGCTCCACGGCGGCGGTGCCTTTTCCGGCAAAGATCCGACCAAAGTCGACCGAAGCAGCGCTTACATGGCGCGTGCCATCGCAAGGAACGTTGTCATGGCTGGACTTGCAAAGAAGTGCCAAATCTCCATCTCCTACGCCATCGGAAAGGCCGAACCGGTCGCTTTGGCGATTGATACCTTCGGGACTGGCACAGCGTCCGATGAACGGATTCTCTCAGCTATTGGGGAGACCTTTGATCTTCGCCCTCAGCCCATCATTGAGACGCTCTCTTTGATGCGCCCCATCTATTCTGAGACCTCCGTGTACGGGCATTTCAAAAACTCTTCCCATGCGACGTGGGAGAAACTCGACAAAACAGCCATTCTCAGAGAGGCGGTACGCGGATGA
- a CDS encoding VRR-NUC domain-containing protein, with protein sequence MLEKELEQKLVKAIKAKGGLCLKLTSPSMSGLPDRLCLLPDGKIGFVELKAPGKKPRPLQLKRHEQLRHLGFLVFVLDEETKIGGVIDAIQST encoded by the coding sequence ATGCTGGAAAAAGAGCTGGAACAGAAACTGGTCAAAGCCATCAAAGCCAAAGGCGGACTCTGCCTGAAGCTTACGAGTCCTTCCATGAGTGGCCTTCCTGACCGGCTCTGTCTACTCCCTGATGGGAAGATCGGCTTCGTGGAACTAAAGGCACCTGGCAAGAAACCTCGTCCCTTGCAACTAAAACGTCACGAGCAACTTCGGCACTTAGGCTTTCTGGTCTTTGTGCTGGACGAAGAAACGAAAATCGGAGGCGTGATCGATGCAATACAGAGCACATGA
- a CDS encoding P27 family phage terminase small subunit — protein MAKDGTNRGGRRIKAGSKPDPLIDKIAAGKSAKILNPELPDVTLLVGADIGEGAELEGMDMPEPGEYLSAKQKDGQPFYADDLYRETWQWLKDRGCEHLVSPRLLEAYAQNFARYIQCENAISHFGLLGKHPTTGGVVTSPFVTMSQSFQKQANLLWYEIFDIVKQNSTVSYEGQTPADDMMERLLRSKKG, from the coding sequence ATGGCAAAAGACGGAACGAACCGTGGCGGAAGGCGCATCAAAGCCGGTTCAAAACCCGATCCGCTCATCGACAAGATTGCCGCCGGAAAATCCGCCAAGATTCTAAACCCCGAACTGCCGGATGTCACCCTCCTGGTGGGCGCAGACATCGGCGAAGGCGCAGAGCTTGAAGGGATGGATATGCCGGAACCCGGCGAATATCTCTCCGCCAAGCAAAAAGACGGCCAGCCCTTCTACGCAGATGACCTCTACCGCGAAACTTGGCAGTGGCTCAAGGACAGGGGCTGTGAACATCTCGTCTCGCCCAGGCTTCTTGAAGCCTATGCGCAGAACTTCGCCCGCTACATCCAGTGTGAAAATGCCATCTCGCACTTCGGCCTTCTCGGCAAGCACCCCACGACCGGAGGCGTGGTGACCAGTCCCTTCGTCACCATGAGCCAGAGTTTTCAAAAGCAGGCGAATCTTCTCTGGTACGAGATTTTCGACATTGTCAAACAAAACTCCACCGTCTCCTATGAAGGCCAGACGCCTGCGGATGACATGATGGAGCGGCTCTTACGCTCCAAGAAAGGATGA